In Humulus lupulus chromosome 7, drHumLupu1.1, whole genome shotgun sequence, the following are encoded in one genomic region:
- the LOC133790731 gene encoding uncharacterized protein LOC133790731 isoform X1, whose translation MSNGEMSDETVEVKRKRVEECMTCPLCQLVMEEATAISTCLHTFCRTCIYEKLSGGEANCCPVCNINLGSFPLEKLRQDRILQDLQAKLFPFKRRKINAPVAPKASRVTELEIELANVQSEVACLKTEKEAMSDQLNALLMQLGQKDKEISVLQANKQALESQLTELERHKEKFVTDQTNIVSPDNKEQESGEEQENVDEQEEAEYDMSFLQQRKKFVTDRTNIVYSDNEEQENDYEQEEEVEAQSVADPDEPNIFVGPELNERTSSKVELDAKEPEKPSQAQVELCVAIKLAITDAAAHIATMARDTLNCSPVFTYNLMLLQVLSLNLFPDCSESKKAFESIPKVLNSAMLSLHLICTGIPLLDADGVQKNILFCSIDIVIGGLQGFFSAFRIMSLLQEDQLLSKALKQLEEKDVSVDSLRQKEEEMRKMAEEAKADWDVTVMELREKTVDIERAMQWKEENDILVAGLCQEGEMRSVAEQAQVKQAQAESALKVMQLKEERMRSVAEQAQAKLAQAESALKVMQLKEEQMRSVAEKAQVKLAQAESALKVMQLKEEEMQSVAEQAQAESGLRVMQLKEKTIAGTVEETKKEIRESLTKQFQDILSRLG comes from the exons ATGAGTAACGGAGAGATGTCGGATGAGACTGTAGAAGTGAAGAGGAAAAGGGTAGAAGAATGCATGACGTGCCCTCTTTGTCAGCTGGTTATGGAAGAAGCTACTGCAATATCCACCTGCCTTCATACAT TTTGTAGAACGTGCATATATGAGAAGCTCTCAGGCGGGGAGGCCAACTGCTGTCCTGTATGCAACATTAATTTGGGCAGTTTTCCCTTAGAGAAACTCAG GCAAGATCGCATTTTGCAAGATTTACAGGCCAAGTTATTTCCTTTTAAAAGGAGAAAGATCAATGCACCTGTTGCTCCCAAAGCCTCCAGAGTTACCGAACTGGAGATTGAGTTGGCTAATGTTCAAAGTGAAGTGGCGTGTCTGAAGACTGAAAAAGAGGCGATGTCTGATCAACTCAATGCTCTTCTTATGCAGCTTGGCCAGAAAGATAAGGAGATCTCTGTACTTCAAGCGAATAAACAGGCTTTGGAGTCGCAGCTGACTGAGCTGGAAAGA CACAAAGAGAAGTTTGTGACTGATCAGACCAACATAGTCTCCCCTGATAATAAAGAACAGGAGAGCGGAGAAGAACAGGAGAATGTTGATGAACAAGAGGAGGCTGAGTATGACATGTCTTTTCTGCAGCAAAGAAAGAAGTTTGTGACTGATCGGACTAACATAGTCTACTCTGATAATGAAGAACAGGAGAACGACTATGAACAAGAGGAGGAGGTTGAAGCCCAAAGTGTTGCTGACCCTGATGAGCCTAATATATTTGTTGGACCTGAGTTGAATGAGCGAACCAGTTCAAAGGTTGAGCTTGATGCCAAGGAGCCAGAGAAACCGTCTCAAGCACAAGTTGAATTATGTGTTGCAATTAAATTGGCTATTACTGATGCTGCAGCCCATATAGCTACAATGGCAAGAGATACTCTTAATTGTTCGCCTGTGTTTACTTATAATTTAATGCTTCTTCAAGTACTGTCCTTAAACTTGTTTCCTGACTGCTCCGAATCCAAGAAAGCCTTTGAATCCATACCGAAGGTGCTCAATTCTGCTATGCTTTCACTGCACTTGATTTGTACTGGGATTCCACTATTAGATGCAGATGGAGTTCAGAAAAATATTTTGTTTTGCAGTATTGACATTGTCATTGGAGGACTGCAA GGGTTCTTTTCTGCCTTTCGTATTATGTCTCTCCTTCAAGAAGATCAACTCCTCTCAAAAGCTCTTAAGCAACTTGAGGAGAAGGATGTCTCTGTTGACAGCCTACGCCAGAAGGAGGAGGAAATGCGAAAAATGGCCGAAGAAGCCAAAGCAGATTGGGATGTAACAGTAATGGAGTTGAGGGAAAAGACAGTAGATATAGAGAGAGCGATGCAGTGGAAGGAAGAGAATGATATTTTAGTGGCCGGATTATGCCAGGAGGGGGAAATGCGGAGTGTAGCAGAACAAGCTCAGGTAAAGCAAGCACAAGCAGAGTCTGCCTTAAAAGTAATGCAGTTGAAGGAGGAGAGAATGCGGAGTGTAGCAGAGCAAGCTCAGGCAAAGCTAGCACAAGCAGAATCTGCCTTGAAAGTAATGCAGTTGAAGGAGGAGCAAATGCGAAGTGTAGCAGAGAAAGCTCAGGTAAAGCTAGCACAAGCAGAGTCTGCCTTAAAAGTAATGCAGTTGAAGGAGGAGGAAATGCAGAGTGTAGCAGAGCAAGCTCAAGCAGAGTCTGGCTTAAGAGTAATGCAGTTGAAAGAAAAGACCATTGCAGGCACTGTTGAAGAGACTAAGAAAGAGATTCGGGAGAGCTTGACAAAGCAATTTCAGGATATTTTGAGCAGGCTAGGGTGA
- the LOC133790731 gene encoding uncharacterized protein LOC133790731 isoform X2, translating into MGPEFLTVVNVDSKPVCRTCIYEKLSGGEANCCPVCNINLGSFPLEKLRQDRILQDLQAKLFPFKRRKINAPVAPKASRVTELEIELANVQSEVACLKTEKEAMSDQLNALLMQLGQKDKEISVLQANKQALESQLTELERHKEKFVTDQTNIVSPDNKEQESGEEQENVDEQEEAEYDMSFLQQRKKFVTDRTNIVYSDNEEQENDYEQEEEVEAQSVADPDEPNIFVGPELNERTSSKVELDAKEPEKPSQAQVELCVAIKLAITDAAAHIATMARDTLNCSPVFTYNLMLLQVLSLNLFPDCSESKKAFESIPKVLNSAMLSLHLICTGIPLLDADGVQKNILFCSIDIVIGGLQGFFSAFRIMSLLQEDQLLSKALKQLEEKDVSVDSLRQKEEEMRKMAEEAKADWDVTVMELREKTVDIERAMQWKEENDILVAGLCQEGEMRSVAEQAQVKQAQAESALKVMQLKEERMRSVAEQAQAKLAQAESALKVMQLKEEQMRSVAEKAQVKLAQAESALKVMQLKEEEMQSVAEQAQAESGLRVMQLKEKTIAGTVEETKKEIRESLTKQFQDILSRLG; encoded by the exons ATGGGACCAGAATTTCTAACTGTTGTAAACGTGGATTCAAAACCAGTTTGTAGAACGTGCATATATGAGAAGCTCTCAGGCGGGGAGGCCAACTGCTGTCCTGTATGCAACATTAATTTGGGCAGTTTTCCCTTAGAGAAACTCAG GCAAGATCGCATTTTGCAAGATTTACAGGCCAAGTTATTTCCTTTTAAAAGGAGAAAGATCAATGCACCTGTTGCTCCCAAAGCCTCCAGAGTTACCGAACTGGAGATTGAGTTGGCTAATGTTCAAAGTGAAGTGGCGTGTCTGAAGACTGAAAAAGAGGCGATGTCTGATCAACTCAATGCTCTTCTTATGCAGCTTGGCCAGAAAGATAAGGAGATCTCTGTACTTCAAGCGAATAAACAGGCTTTGGAGTCGCAGCTGACTGAGCTGGAAAGA CACAAAGAGAAGTTTGTGACTGATCAGACCAACATAGTCTCCCCTGATAATAAAGAACAGGAGAGCGGAGAAGAACAGGAGAATGTTGATGAACAAGAGGAGGCTGAGTATGACATGTCTTTTCTGCAGCAAAGAAAGAAGTTTGTGACTGATCGGACTAACATAGTCTACTCTGATAATGAAGAACAGGAGAACGACTATGAACAAGAGGAGGAGGTTGAAGCCCAAAGTGTTGCTGACCCTGATGAGCCTAATATATTTGTTGGACCTGAGTTGAATGAGCGAACCAGTTCAAAGGTTGAGCTTGATGCCAAGGAGCCAGAGAAACCGTCTCAAGCACAAGTTGAATTATGTGTTGCAATTAAATTGGCTATTACTGATGCTGCAGCCCATATAGCTACAATGGCAAGAGATACTCTTAATTGTTCGCCTGTGTTTACTTATAATTTAATGCTTCTTCAAGTACTGTCCTTAAACTTGTTTCCTGACTGCTCCGAATCCAAGAAAGCCTTTGAATCCATACCGAAGGTGCTCAATTCTGCTATGCTTTCACTGCACTTGATTTGTACTGGGATTCCACTATTAGATGCAGATGGAGTTCAGAAAAATATTTTGTTTTGCAGTATTGACATTGTCATTGGAGGACTGCAA GGGTTCTTTTCTGCCTTTCGTATTATGTCTCTCCTTCAAGAAGATCAACTCCTCTCAAAAGCTCTTAAGCAACTTGAGGAGAAGGATGTCTCTGTTGACAGCCTACGCCAGAAGGAGGAGGAAATGCGAAAAATGGCCGAAGAAGCCAAAGCAGATTGGGATGTAACAGTAATGGAGTTGAGGGAAAAGACAGTAGATATAGAGAGAGCGATGCAGTGGAAGGAAGAGAATGATATTTTAGTGGCCGGATTATGCCAGGAGGGGGAAATGCGGAGTGTAGCAGAACAAGCTCAGGTAAAGCAAGCACAAGCAGAGTCTGCCTTAAAAGTAATGCAGTTGAAGGAGGAGAGAATGCGGAGTGTAGCAGAGCAAGCTCAGGCAAAGCTAGCACAAGCAGAATCTGCCTTGAAAGTAATGCAGTTGAAGGAGGAGCAAATGCGAAGTGTAGCAGAGAAAGCTCAGGTAAAGCTAGCACAAGCAGAGTCTGCCTTAAAAGTAATGCAGTTGAAGGAGGAGGAAATGCAGAGTGTAGCAGAGCAAGCTCAAGCAGAGTCTGGCTTAAGAGTAATGCAGTTGAAAGAAAAGACCATTGCAGGCACTGTTGAAGAGACTAAGAAAGAGATTCGGGAGAGCTTGACAAAGCAATTTCAGGATATTTTGAGCAGGCTAGGGTGA